A genomic stretch from Mesomycoplasma neurolyticum includes:
- a CDS encoding ROK family protein, whose amino-acid sequence MSNILAFDIGGTNIKYALVDKNYKIIFQYKVKTKAYTLLKQIDEIIERNNTFNFNCIAIAMTGVIDSKTKKIIFAGNGFDFLINLDFSFLEKKYNKKLIIENDANAAVFAELINKKYKKIPNIALITFGTGVGAGIIIDQKLFKGKNNLGGEIGTIPWKNSIVDKELSFSKFNKKIKEKFKFNSLNPITFKLKYWINKDFANLMNKYLNDVATFLATLSIIYNLDIIKYGGGLSHLDKIFLNKIENKFYLLLSKTAFKTTIMKAENMNNSGVLGISYLSRIKK is encoded by the coding sequence ATGAGTAATATTTTAGCTTTTGATATTGGTGGTACAAACATTAAATATGCATTAGTGGATAAAAACTACAAAATAATTTTTCAATACAAAGTCAAAACTAAAGCTTATACTTTGTTGAAACAAATTGATGAAATAATAGAAAGAAATAATACTTTTAATTTTAATTGCATTGCAATTGCAATGACTGGGGTAATAGATTCTAAAACAAAAAAAATTATTTTTGCAGGAAATGGTTTTGATTTTTTAATAAATCTTGATTTTTCTTTTTTAGAAAAAAAGTACAATAAAAAATTAATAATTGAAAATGATGCTAATGCTGCAGTGTTTGCTGAATTGATTAATAAAAAATATAAAAAAATACCTAATATTGCGCTTATTACTTTTGGAACTGGTGTTGGTGCTGGGATCATTATAGACCAAAAGCTATTTAAAGGAAAAAATAATTTAGGTGGAGAAATAGGTACAATACCTTGAAAAAATTCTATTGTTGATAAGGAACTAAGTTTTTCAAAATTTAATAAAAAAATTAAAGAAAAATTTAAATTTAATTCACTAAATCCAATAACATTTAAATTAAAATATTGAATTAACAAAGATTTTGCAAATTTGATGAATAAATATTTAAATGATGTAGCTACTTTCTTAGCGACTTTGAGTATCATATATAATTTAGACATTATAAAATATGGTGGTGGTTTATCACATTTAGATAAAATATTTCTTAATAAAATTGAAAATAAATTTTATTTATTATTAAGTAAAACTGCTTTTAAAACTACTATTATGAAAGCAGAAAATATGAATAATTCAGGGGTTTTAGGTATTTCTTATTTATCAAGAATTAAAAAATAG
- a CDS encoding MurR/RpiR family transcriptional regulator, with amino-acid sequence MNKIVKILDEKSINLSTNEKIINDFINDHTDKFISMPIQELSRFLYVSIGSITRYVKKNGFQTFKELKNSVIKEQQIQKKYSQQKNTIFAENINLYYKHSIDKTLDNLNKNDINMAFHLLRKSQKICCYGISSSSYVAREMVHNLLVIGKDAALANTIHDVILYVENYKKNNCVVLIFSKSMSSKENKFILDLLEKYGIQVILITKNINYKSTKNKIVIHFQTLEQDNRIIALSSKISELFISDILLRKLYLYNDNVIDRTLYSDFKKKWN; translated from the coding sequence ATGAATAAAATAGTTAAAATTTTGGATGAGAAATCAATAAATTTGTCAACTAATGAAAAAATTATTAATGATTTTATAAACGATCATACTGATAAATTTATTAGTATGCCTATTCAAGAATTGTCAAGATTTTTGTATGTAAGCATCGGGTCCATAACAAGATATGTGAAAAAAAATGGCTTTCAAACATTTAAAGAACTTAAAAATTCAGTAATCAAAGAACAACAAATTCAAAAAAAATATTCTCAACAAAAAAATACTATTTTCGCTGAAAATATTAACTTATATTACAAACATTCAATTGATAAAACATTGGATAATTTAAATAAAAATGATATTAACATGGCTTTTCATTTATTGAGAAAATCTCAAAAAATTTGTTGTTATGGAATTTCATCTTCTAGTTATGTAGCAAGAGAAATGGTTCATAATTTACTTGTTATTGGTAAAGATGCAGCATTAGCTAATACTATTCATGATGTTATTTTATATGTAGAGAATTATAAAAAAAATAATTGTGTAGTTTTAATTTTTAGTAAGTCAATGTCTTCTAAAGAAAACAAATTTATTTTAGATTTGCTTGAAAAATACGGAATTCAAGTTATTTTAATTACAAAAAACATTAATTATAAAAGTACAAAAAATAAAATTGTAATTCATTTTCAAACATTAGAGCAAGATAATAGAATAATTGCTTTATCATCTAAAATTTCTGAACTTTTTATTTCAGATATTTTATTAAGAAAATTATATTTGTATAACGATAATGTTATTGATAGGACATTATATAGTGATTTTAAGAAAAAATGAAATTAA
- a CDS encoding S8 family serine peptidase: MMRNKKILNMLLQISPFVVAGTLVTVGFTLGKNTTSQKYDYNNLITKNLNDEVSDKNEFKKVIKRTKNFVIPQNDNFKQIEQEINNTFELKLLLNYPVEEKNTINEDVDFFTKENNKTKDELFKKFSYIKSGEISKLSPVIWLFFNTNEEKQKFINEIEKDENFFQIIDLEYTTSANSNSLFSEIKNKDPYEEDWDNYPIKITKNNLNVINFDKIHINSKHPRSQIGIMEVFHTVEIEKNNYKIINNGILDKNISKNIFKDFQIYNNDGTPSSHAGVVAGIAAGRDGVDTEAKVYSAGFINDSMWQKQIEWMVIDNGVRVINHSYGAGKHEGNEEYGEQAYFIDYISRKYGVVNVFAAGNGHNKDPKEYNKYIDRDNLSFNSIVVGALQKDSTKNNYKIANYSNRTLENKYNELPKPLVVAPGYFEYKNRNNQDIKDQGTSYAAPLVTGAISVLLKEKSWLNDDWKRVPAIKAILAASSILNPKDKDLNINSNGLSKTYGSGLIDYERMLKAYIPVEVVHFDKNQKEYIMKDDNLFLNNGDKIKIASSWMFNAGILKNEKTKPAFWERSFWWWLNPFNWGKKANNQDEIDNWNKNYNKSDWLKKEKTFQKQNSRFFSDFDLYLEKWNGHSWETVKSVLSINSNVEVIEYTSDEKAKYRIKVKRYTSPYEEFVDDIMAVTYVKN, encoded by the coding sequence ATGATGAGAAATAAAAAAATTTTAAATATGCTTTTACAAATATCTCCTTTTGTAGTTGCAGGAACTTTGGTAACTGTTGGTTTTACATTAGGCAAAAATACAACATCACAAAAATATGATTATAATAACTTAATAACAAAAAATTTAAATGATGAAGTTAGTGATAAAAATGAATTTAAAAAAGTTATAAAAAGAACAAAAAATTTTGTTATTCCACAAAATGACAATTTCAAGCAAATAGAACAAGAAATTAATAACACCTTTGAACTAAAATTATTACTTAATTATCCAGTTGAAGAAAAAAACACAATAAATGAAGATGTTGATTTTTTTACAAAAGAAAATAACAAAACAAAAGATGAATTATTTAAAAAATTTTCATATATAAAAAGTGGTGAAATTAGTAAATTATCACCTGTAATTTGGTTATTTTTTAACACTAATGAAGAAAAACAAAAATTTATTAATGAAATTGAAAAAGATGAAAATTTTTTTCAAATAATTGATTTGGAATACACAACTTCTGCTAATTCAAATAGTTTATTTAGTGAAATAAAAAATAAAGATCCTTATGAAGAAGATTGAGATAATTATCCAATTAAAATAACTAAAAATAATTTAAATGTTATAAATTTTGACAAAATTCACATAAATTCAAAACATCCTCGTAGCCAAATAGGGATAATGGAGGTATTCCATACAGTTGAAATAGAAAAAAATAATTATAAAATTATAAATAATGGCATCTTAGATAAAAATATAAGTAAAAATATTTTCAAAGATTTTCAAATCTATAATAATGATGGAACTCCTAGTAGTCATGCAGGCGTAGTAGCTGGAATAGCAGCAGGGAGAGATGGGGTTGACACAGAAGCAAAAGTTTATTCAGCTGGTTTTATAAATGATTCGATGTGACAAAAGCAAATTGAATGAATGGTTATAGACAATGGAGTTAGAGTAATTAACCATAGTTATGGAGCAGGAAAACATGAAGGAAATGAAGAATATGGTGAGCAAGCATATTTTATTGATTACATATCTAGAAAATACGGTGTAGTTAATGTTTTTGCAGCTGGTAATGGTCATAATAAAGACCCAAAAGAATATAATAAATATATTGATAGAGATAATTTATCTTTCAATTCAATTGTTGTTGGTGCTCTTCAAAAAGATAGCACAAAAAATAACTACAAAATTGCTAATTATTCAAATAGAACACTAGAAAATAAATATAATGAGTTACCCAAACCATTAGTTGTTGCACCGGGTTATTTTGAATATAAAAATCGTAATAATCAAGACATTAAAGATCAAGGGACAAGTTATGCTGCACCACTAGTTACAGGAGCAATAAGTGTTTTATTAAAAGAAAAAAGTTGATTGAATGATGATTGAAAAAGAGTTCCAGCAATAAAAGCAATTTTAGCTGCTTCTTCAATATTAAATCCAAAAGATAAAGATTTAAATATAAATAGTAATGGTTTAAGTAAAACTTATGGTTCAGGATTAATTGATTATGAAAGAATGCTAAAAGCATATATTCCTGTTGAAGTTGTGCATTTTGACAAAAATCAAAAAGAATATATTATGAAAGATGATAATCTATTTTTAAATAATGGTGATAAAATAAAAATAGCTTCTTCTTGAATGTTTAATGCCGGAATTTTAAAAAATGAAAAAACAAAACCTGCTTTTTGAGAAAGATCTTTTTGATGATGATTAAATCCTTTTAATTGAGGAAAAAAAGCTAATAATCAAGATGAAATTGATAATTGAAATAAAAACTACAATAAATCTGATTGATTAAAAAAAGAAAAAACTTTTCAAAAACAAAATTCTCGTTTTTTTAGTGATTTTGACTTATATTTAGAAAAATGAAATGGGCATTCATGAGAAACAGTTAAAAGCGTTTTATCTATAAATAGCAATGTTGAAGTAATTGAATATACATCAGATGAAAAAGCTAAATACAGGATAAAAGTTAAGCGATATACAAGTCCCTATGAGGAATTTGTTGATGATATAATGGCGGTCACTTATGTTAAAAATTAA
- a CDS encoding sodium:solute symporter family transporter, with product MDNLSAKSSFTWLDWIVMILYMLGVLVIPIFFFWQSKKDKKFNSSKYLTAKNMRVPAIVVALSIWATALSSLTFLGTPGLAFKTGWMWIAGQITILAITPYLTKIIIPFYRRIKGSTSYTYLQQRFNYAVRFIGSISFILFHIFRMGIVLYIPALTITLFVDINIYLLLFIVSIIVIISTFLGGFKGVLYTDAVQGFVLMLGIFLVIIFGLAKTNWSASTTKLHILFSKDQWKISLTSGGIFFIFISNYISTMFSYSASQDIVQRYKTGKTISTTYKSIYINVILVAITILFFYGAGSILYTYYSSHGFEVDAKNAIDQIVGRDKAANNLLLSNFIVKVLPMGISGLVVSAVFAASQSTVSSSLNSLVTTFINDIVIVFYNKIKEKSKLFLSYILTIVFGFLGFLVTILLAATKQQNLIDYFLGIVGLLGAPLAAVFLLGVVTKKTNAIGALTGLIISFLITLPIWILVKITKTIKFDTIYLGVISFVVVLLIGYLISIVIEKLKLSKEKDLTNLTMHTRTDEFKKLVKLEKEALKLELKTKKNNEFKKLFDEKMVEIKRLEEIVENQT from the coding sequence ATGGATAATTTAAGTGCTAAAAGTTCATTTACATGATTAGATTGAATAGTAATGATTTTATATATGTTAGGTGTTCTAGTTATTCCAATTTTTTTCTTTTGACAAAGTAAAAAAGATAAAAAATTTAATAGTTCTAAATATTTAACAGCTAAAAACATGAGAGTTCCTGCCATTGTTGTAGCATTAAGTATTTGAGCTACTGCCTTAAGTAGTTTAACTTTTTTAGGAACACCTGGATTAGCTTTTAAAACAGGTTGAATGTGAATTGCTGGACAAATCACTATTTTAGCAATAACACCTTATTTAACTAAAATTATTATTCCTTTTTATCGTCGAATAAAAGGAAGTACAAGTTATACATATCTACAACAAAGATTCAATTATGCAGTAAGATTTATTGGTTCTATTTCTTTTATTTTATTTCATATTTTTAGAATGGGGATTGTGTTATACATCCCTGCACTAACAATAACACTTTTTGTTGATATAAATATATATTTATTATTATTTATAGTTTCTATTATTGTAATTATAAGCACATTTTTAGGTGGATTTAAAGGTGTTTTATATACTGATGCAGTTCAAGGCTTTGTTTTAATGCTTGGAATATTCTTAGTGATCATTTTCGGGCTTGCTAAAACAAATTGAAGTGCTTCAACAACAAAATTGCACATATTATTTTCTAAAGATCAATGAAAAATCTCATTAACATCCGGAGGAATATTTTTTATATTTATATCAAACTATATTTCAACGATGTTTTCATATTCTGCATCTCAAGATATTGTTCAAAGATATAAAACAGGAAAAACAATTTCCACAACATATAAATCTATATATATAAACGTGATATTGGTTGCGATAACAATTTTATTTTTTTATGGGGCTGGCTCAATTCTTTATACCTATTATTCTTCACATGGTTTTGAAGTTGATGCAAAAAATGCCATTGATCAGATTGTAGGAAGAGATAAAGCTGCGAATAATTTATTATTATCCAACTTTATTGTCAAAGTATTGCCTATGGGTATATCTGGATTAGTTGTTTCTGCTGTTTTTGCAGCTAGTCAATCAACTGTTTCTTCATCATTAAATTCATTAGTAACAACTTTTATTAATGATATTGTTATTGTTTTTTACAATAAAATTAAAGAAAAATCTAAACTTTTTTTATCATACATTTTAACAATTGTTTTTGGGTTTTTAGGTTTTTTAGTAACTATTCTTTTAGCTGCAACTAAACAACAAAATTTAATTGATTATTTTTTAGGAATCGTAGGACTTTTAGGAGCGCCATTAGCTGCTGTGTTTTTACTTGGTGTAGTAACTAAAAAAACAAATGCTATAGGTGCCTTAACAGGTTTGATTATTTCTTTTTTAATAACATTACCAATTTGAATTTTAGTGAAAATTACAAAAACAATAAAATTTGACACTATTTATTTAGGAGTAATAAGTTTCGTAGTAGTTTTATTAATTGGTTATTTAATTTCAATAGTAATTGAAAAACTTAAACTTTCTAAAGAAAAAGACTTAACTAATTTAACAATGCATACAAGAACAGATGAATTTAAAAAATTAGTTAAATTAGAAAAAGAAGCGTTAAAACTAGAGTTAAAAACTAAAAAAAATAATGAATTTAAGAAATTGTTTGATGAAAAAATGGTTGAAATAAAACGATTAGAAGAAATTGTTGAAAACCAAACATAA
- a CDS encoding sialidase family protein, with protein MKINKIWYLLLLFSGVSIISLTISVVTLTKIHFHKVDINVRYSNKNPNIILDNIGSKNKKEELIIEKKEPNLEENIKSGNWYDQVAIENKKFTIEKLKNQKLFEFNDKNGAHSYRIPGVIKTHDSKILVSADKRLENSGDFGNYIEQVFKISNDNGNTWSENKAIVKVETPKTKKGLIIDGGFAEIEYNENNEKKHKLIYLFNLSGSRQGIPHFQDSQPFTKINDKLAWKISVKNNQEIESKVLLKYSKKENWWRLHNIKTDNNETTNTTLEPLNVYVNNEYDSKNHFISGRVYENVLESDFDNDELLESKATEHSIWDPYNDAKYIPEKVNYNGYLESFDNGETWKNFKIIDEDFPNTTKKFLGNAVGGGIQLKHQTNARLNGRVIFPMYSNFTEIVKGRSTTREKAYYIFSDDFGKNWNLKEAGLDFNLTESTMIEIENGEIYWLLRNSTGGNNSFGITKSNDGGQNWINPKNLKEKNGYIQLAHDGRVFSGMSHFKLNDEDYFIFAAPTRWKRINGQLFITDKKFEKFYSVYNFDYKGIEEFAYSYSYVVEQQKDYVDVIIVYEWSPDTRQNSNYTFLMSRPQGIGIHITKLRIKLK; from the coding sequence ATGAAAATAAACAAAATTTGATATTTACTTTTGCTATTTTCAGGTGTTTCAATAATATCTTTAACAATTAGTGTTGTCACATTAACAAAAATTCATTTTCATAAAGTAGATATAAATGTTCGATATAGCAATAAAAATCCAAATATTATTCTTGATAATATTGGTTCAAAAAATAAAAAAGAAGAACTAATTATAGAAAAAAAAGAACCAAATTTAGAAGAAAATATAAAAAGCGGAAACTGATATGATCAAGTTGCTATAGAAAATAAAAAATTTACTATTGAAAAATTAAAAAATCAAAAACTTTTTGAATTTAATGATAAAAATGGTGCACACTCTTATAGAATACCAGGTGTAATTAAGACTCATGATAGTAAAATTTTAGTTTCTGCAGATAAAAGACTTGAAAATTCCGGTGATTTTGGTAATTACATTGAACAAGTTTTTAAAATATCAAACGACAATGGTAATACATGAAGTGAAAACAAGGCAATTGTCAAAGTAGAAACACCCAAAACAAAAAAAGGCCTTATTATTGATGGAGGTTTTGCAGAAATAGAATATAATGAAAATAACGAAAAAAAACATAAATTAATTTATTTATTTAATTTATCAGGAAGTAGACAGGGTATTCCTCATTTTCAAGACAGCCAACCATTTACAAAAATCAATGATAAATTAGCATGAAAAATAAGTGTTAAAAATAACCAAGAGATAGAATCAAAAGTTTTATTAAAATATTCAAAAAAAGAAAATTGATGAAGATTACACAATATAAAAACTGATAATAATGAAACAACAAATACAACTTTAGAACCTTTAAATGTTTATGTAAACAATGAATACGATTCAAAAAATCACTTTATAAGTGGAAGAGTGTATGAAAATGTTTTGGAATCTGACTTTGATAATGATGAACTTTTAGAATCTAAAGCAACCGAGCATAGCATTTGAGATCCCTATAACGATGCAAAATACATCCCTGAAAAAGTAAATTATAATGGATATCTCGAATCATTTGATAACGGTGAAACATGAAAAAATTTTAAAATAATTGATGAAGATTTTCCAAATACAACTAAAAAATTTTTAGGTAATGCTGTTGGTGGTGGAATACAACTAAAGCATCAAACCAATGCTAGATTAAATGGAAGAGTTATTTTCCCTATGTATTCTAACTTTACTGAAATAGTAAAAGGAAGAAGTACTACTAGAGAAAAAGCATATTATATTTTTAGTGATGATTTTGGAAAAAATTGAAATTTAAAAGAAGCAGGTTTAGATTTTAATTTAACTGAATCAACAATGATCGAAATTGAAAACGGTGAGATTTATTGACTTTTAAGAAATAGTACTGGTGGAAATAATTCATTTGGTATTACAAAATCAAATGATGGTGGACAAAATTGAATAAATCCAAAAAATCTAAAAGAAAAAAATGGATATATACAATTAGCTCATGATGGTAGAGTTTTTAGCGGAATGAGCCATTTTAAATTAAATGATGAAGATTATTTTATTTTTGCAGCTCCAACAAGATGAAAAAGAATTAATGGTCAACTATTTATTACTGACAAAAAATTTGAAAAATTTTATTCAGTTTATAATTTTGATTACAAAGGGATTGAAGAATTTGCATATAGTTACTCATATGTTGTAGAACAACAAAAAGATTATGTAGATGTTATAATAGTTTATGAATGAAGTCCTGACACAAGACAAAATTCAAATTATACCTTTTTAATGTCAAGACCTCAAGGTATTGGTATTCATATTACAAAACTAAGAATTAAATTAAAATAA